The proteins below are encoded in one region of Reichenbachiella sp. 5M10:
- a CDS encoding DUF2589 domain-containing protein, whose translation MSQQRFDHLLQAIHNAVLRAQELTEEQHIHQIGKYFDEEGKPIIQELQVPSLDPDDDPDNMVTLRVPLMSLLPPSAIKIKEMKVNFEVALGKIKIADANKEKEGMQATLDIDMGGSGGVFGKEQSKANIEITFESGDPSESFLRINDCLVKSVV comes from the coding sequence ATGTCGCAACAAAGATTCGATCATTTATTGCAGGCCATACACAATGCGGTCTTGCGTGCTCAGGAACTAACAGAAGAGCAGCACATTCATCAAATAGGTAAGTATTTTGATGAAGAAGGAAAACCAATCATTCAGGAACTACAGGTGCCCTCGTTGGACCCTGATGATGATCCTGACAACATGGTGACCCTTCGTGTGCCCCTTATGAGTTTGCTCCCTCCATCAGCTATCAAGATCAAGGAAATGAAAGTCAACTTTGAAGTTGCCCTTGGTAAAATCAAAATAGCGGATGCCAACAAGGAGAAAGAAGGCATGCAAGCCACACTAGATATAGATATGGGTGGGAGCGGAGGCGTCTTCGGCAAAGAACAATCCAAAGCCAACATAGAGATCACATTCGAGTCAGGAGATCCATCGGAGTCTTTCCTCAGGATCAACGACTGTCTGGTCAAAAGTGTGGTGTAA
- a CDS encoding M35 family metallo-endopeptidase, protein MRPLSNNEWDVTRQARDNAVSIVRTASNALRNNEEVIVGLIGTYMNVRMVDSRRESYANMFTRIGDTIQNLQRDNFRFDTHGVDEQGRPYYAEVDPNDANHRVVLTTTFMNASPIGVDSQAGTLIHEATHWNDVRGTDDHGYGDDIHVLSSLLNRNNAETWERILELYGDHLNS, encoded by the coding sequence ATGAGACCATTATCAAATAATGAATGGGATGTAACAAGGCAAGCTAGGGATAATGCCGTGAGTATCGTACGGACAGCCTCAAATGCATTACGCAATAATGAAGAAGTAATTGTAGGCTTAATTGGTACATATATGAATGTTAGAATGGTTGATTCTCGACGCGAATCATATGCAAATATGTTTACTCGCATTGGAGATACAATTCAGAATTTGCAAAGAGATAATTTTCGTTTTGACACGCATGGTGTAGACGAACAAGGTCGCCCATATTATGCTGAAGTGGATCCGAATGATGCAAATCATCGTGTAGTTCTCACGACTACATTTATGAATGCCTCTCCAATAGGTGTTGATTCGCAAGCAGGTACATTAATACATGAAGCCACACATTGGAATGATGTTAGAGGTACTGATGATCATGGTTATGGTGATGATATTCATGTTCTATCTAGTCTTTTGAATCGCAATAATGCAGAGACCTGGGAGCGTATTTTAGAGCTATATGGTGATCATTTGAATTCATAA